One Candidatus Thermoplasmatota archaeon genomic region harbors:
- a CDS encoding metal-dependent transcriptional regulator has translation MRVRGKTAGAEKTASPLSENVEMYLETVFVLTEQGGRARTTDVAHGWRVAPSSATEMIQRLAGAGYLEYEPYHGVELTAKGLTLARGVVRKHRLLETFLTREVGLKGPRVAEYACEMEHVLPEEVERWMCATLGHPTESPLGGAIPPGACCARARR, from the coding sequence GTGCGGGTCCGCGGCAAGACGGCGGGCGCCGAAAAGACGGCGTCCCCCCTGTCCGAGAACGTCGAAATGTACCTTGAGACGGTATTCGTCCTCACGGAGCAGGGCGGACGCGCGCGGACCACCGACGTCGCCCACGGGTGGCGCGTCGCGCCCTCGTCCGCGACCGAGATGATCCAGCGCCTCGCGGGCGCGGGCTACCTCGAATACGAGCCTTACCATGGCGTCGAGCTCACCGCGAAGGGCCTCACCCTCGCGCGCGGCGTCGTGCGCAAGCACCGCCTCCTCGAGACGTTCCTCACGCGCGAGGTCGGCCTCAAGGGCCCCCGCGTCGCGGAGTACGCCTGCGAGATGGAGCACGTGCTCCCCGAGGAGGTCGAGCGGTGGATGTGCGCGACGCTCGGCCACCCGACCGAGTCGCCGCTCGGCGGCGCTATCCCGCCCGGCGCCTGCTGCGCGCGAGCGCGACGGTGA
- a CDS encoding phosphate/phosphite/phosphonate ABC transporter substrate-binding protein has product MTRETTRLSTPVLVALAILIGAVGASAGYMLSNEGAKGAVLGGGPADGAREKIVLAITPSDSSAAIQARATELEAFLENRTGYDFEIIIPLSYAGVVEALRHGHADIAFMGAWQARLAHDLGGARIALAENREVIIDGAMTVAPYYYSYYVVRDDSPYQTLEDLRGKSVAYSSLTSTSGYVYPVARLVELGLVPAASGKVEADPGAFFGKVTIAGGYGQAWEALKTGQADVAVIAGDVRASLFEEVMNGTRIVETQGPIPSHAVVFSKKFDGERADATKAALLELKGERKDLMRKLVSGIFVEFVETTTEQHTAPLGAALGRVGFRLQEKIG; this is encoded by the coding sequence ATGACCCGCGAAACGACCCGTCTCTCCACGCCCGTGCTCGTCGCCCTCGCCATCCTCATCGGCGCCGTGGGCGCCTCGGCCGGCTACATGCTTTCGAACGAAGGCGCCAAGGGCGCCGTCCTCGGCGGCGGCCCGGCGGACGGCGCGCGCGAGAAGATCGTCCTCGCCATCACCCCGTCCGACAGCAGCGCGGCCATCCAGGCCCGCGCCACGGAGCTCGAGGCCTTCCTGGAAAACCGCACCGGATACGATTTCGAGATCATCATCCCGCTCTCGTACGCGGGCGTCGTCGAGGCGCTCCGCCATGGCCACGCCGACATCGCGTTCATGGGCGCCTGGCAGGCGCGCCTCGCGCACGACCTCGGCGGGGCGCGGATCGCGCTCGCGGAGAACCGCGAAGTCATCATCGACGGCGCGATGACGGTGGCTCCGTACTACTATTCCTACTACGTCGTCCGAGACGACAGCCCGTACCAGACCCTGGAGGATCTCCGCGGCAAGTCGGTCGCGTACTCGAGCCTCACGTCCACCTCGGGCTACGTGTATCCTGTGGCCCGCCTCGTCGAGCTCGGCCTCGTCCCCGCCGCGTCGGGCAAGGTCGAAGCCGACCCCGGCGCGTTCTTCGGCAAGGTCACGATCGCGGGCGGCTACGGCCAGGCCTGGGAAGCCCTGAAGACGGGCCAGGCCGACGTCGCCGTCATCGCGGGCGACGTGCGCGCGTCGCTCTTCGAAGAGGTCATGAACGGCACGCGCATCGTCGAGACGCAGGGGCCCATCCCCTCCCACGCTGTCGTGTTCTCCAAGAAATTCGACGGCGAGCGCGCCGACGCCACGAAGGCCGCGCTGCTCGAGCTCAAGGGCGAGCGCAAGGACCTCATGCGCAAGCTCGTGTCCGGCATCTTCGTCGAATTCGTCGAGACGACGACCGAGCAGCACACGGCGCCCCTCGGGGCCGCGCTCGGCCGCGTCGGGTTCCGCCTCCAGGAGAAGATCGGCTGA
- a CDS encoding ATP-binding cassette domain-containing protein, with translation MTILAAPEMETSANPLAIEARGVRFAHRGGRETLAGVDLSVPRGGAVALLGASGAGKTTLLKVLAGLATPRTGAVTLRLPDAASPAAHRAKGRVGYIPQHLGLVRARRVLDNVLAGSLARVAPWRAMLGDFPADEVDAALEALDAVGLRAKAGERASRLSGGERQRVAIARALVQRPGVLFADEFVSNLDAVNASAVLDHVGRLRREGVAVVMALHNVELALAHADSLVVLADGRVLDEVDPATTSAEEIRCLLRA, from the coding sequence ATGACGATCCTCGCCGCGCCCGAGATGGAGACGTCCGCAAACCCGCTCGCCATCGAGGCGCGCGGGGTCCGCTTCGCCCACCGCGGCGGACGCGAGACGCTCGCGGGCGTCGACCTCTCGGTCCCGCGCGGCGGGGCCGTCGCCCTCCTCGGCGCCTCCGGCGCGGGGAAGACGACGCTTCTCAAGGTTCTCGCGGGCCTCGCGACGCCCAGAACCGGCGCCGTCACGCTTCGCCTTCCGGACGCCGCTTCACCCGCCGCGCACCGCGCGAAGGGTCGCGTCGGTTACATCCCGCAGCATCTCGGGCTCGTCCGCGCGCGGCGCGTTTTGGACAACGTCCTCGCGGGCTCGCTCGCGCGCGTCGCGCCGTGGCGCGCGATGCTCGGCGACTTCCCCGCCGACGAGGTGGACGCGGCGCTCGAGGCGCTCGACGCCGTCGGCCTGCGGGCGAAGGCCGGGGAGCGCGCATCCCGCCTCTCGGGCGGCGAGCGGCAGCGCGTCGCGATCGCGCGGGCCCTCGTGCAGCGGCCGGGCGTGCTCTTTGCGGACGAGTTTGTCTCGAATCTCGACGCGGTGAACGCCTCGGCGGTCCTCGACCACGTCGGGCGCCTGCGGCGCGAGGGCGTCGCCGTCGTCATGGCGCTGCACAACGTCGAACTCGCGCTCGCGCACGCCGATTCGCTCGTCGTGCTCGCGGACGGCCGCGTCCTGGACGAGGTCGATCCCGCGACGACGAGCGCCGAGGAGATCCGATGCCTGCTCCGGGCGTGA
- the phnE gene encoding phosphonate ABC transporter, permease protein PhnE: MPAPGVNGDSDARRIGLALTAATLAGILVWSLLDVGFSFSRLAQGASNLGTLAHDLFPPDLDPDLMATLAEALVETVQMAYLGTVIGAALALPLAVVAARTLGPPLVAPVVRKLLAVIRTIPSLLWALVFVIMVGLGPLAGTLGLALYTLGYLGKLFYEAIEGVDPEVIEAVRSTGASRWQLARHAILPEAGNALLSQAMFVFEYNVRASSILGFVGAGGIGFYLFRYMQLFEYRKLATALLLLLVAVLLIEGAGGLVRRRFLPEAGPTPAA; this comes from the coding sequence ATGCCTGCTCCGGGCGTGAACGGCGACTCGGACGCGCGCCGCATCGGCCTCGCGCTCACCGCGGCCACGCTCGCGGGCATCCTCGTGTGGTCCCTCCTCGACGTCGGCTTCTCCTTCTCCCGCCTCGCGCAAGGCGCTTCGAACCTGGGCACGCTCGCGCACGACCTCTTCCCGCCCGACCTGGATCCCGACCTGATGGCGACCCTCGCGGAGGCGCTCGTCGAAACGGTCCAGATGGCCTATCTCGGAACCGTGATCGGCGCGGCCCTCGCTCTCCCGCTCGCCGTGGTCGCGGCCCGCACGCTCGGGCCGCCCCTGGTCGCGCCCGTTGTGCGCAAGCTCCTCGCGGTCATCCGGACAATTCCCTCGCTCCTGTGGGCCCTCGTGTTCGTCATCATGGTCGGCCTCGGCCCCCTCGCGGGCACCCTCGGCCTCGCGCTCTACACGCTCGGCTATCTCGGGAAGCTCTTCTACGAGGCCATCGAAGGCGTCGACCCCGAAGTCATCGAAGCCGTCCGGTCGACGGGCGCTTCCCGATGGCAGCTCGCGCGGCACGCCATCCTCCCGGAGGCGGGCAACGCCCTCCTCAGCCAGGCGATGTTCGTCTTCGAGTACAACGTGCGGGCCTCGAGCATCCTCGGGTTCGTGGGCGCGGGCGGCATCGGATTCTACCTCTTCCGCTACATGCAGCTCTTCGAGTACAGGAAGCTCGCGACGGCGTTGCTCCTGCTGCTTGTCGCCGTCCTGCTCATCGAGGGCGCCGGAGGGCTCGTTCGCCGGCGGTTCCTGCCGGAAGCGGGCCCGACGCCCGCGGCTTGA
- the phaC gene encoding class III poly(R)-hydroxyalkanoic acid synthase subunit PhaC has translation MSADVSGAPLAPYVDVVNRGAKAMQLYLNPPRVEVGETPADVVWKENKVRVLRYRPLAERRHKTPIVIVYALVNRPTILDLQPDRSVVHRLLEGGHDVYLIDWGSPTPLDRHLTLDDYVNRYIHNAVRAACREAGTEDASILGYCMGGAMAVMYASFRPERVRALALMAAPLDFSKDPSLLKQWAAEEHFDVDTLTDALGNIPPEFLNGGFSMLKPFENTMGKLISLYQIADDPKAVENYFRMEKWLAEGPDLPGETYRQYIKDLYQRNRLAEGTMEIGGRRVALEALDMPVCTITGLGDHLVPAISTEAFVERLPNATDKTKFEAPSGHIGLSVSSRSHRDLWPRVVEWFARHAEPA, from the coding sequence ATGTCCGCGGATGTCTCCGGCGCTCCGCTCGCGCCGTACGTCGACGTGGTCAACCGCGGCGCGAAGGCGATGCAGCTCTACCTGAACCCGCCCCGGGTCGAAGTGGGAGAGACGCCCGCGGACGTCGTGTGGAAGGAGAACAAGGTCCGGGTCCTGAGATACCGACCGCTCGCCGAGCGACGACACAAGACGCCGATTGTCATCGTGTACGCCCTCGTGAACAGACCGACCATCCTCGACCTTCAGCCCGACCGCAGCGTCGTTCACCGGCTCCTCGAAGGCGGCCACGACGTCTATCTCATCGACTGGGGTTCCCCGACCCCGCTCGACCGGCACCTCACGCTCGACGACTACGTGAACCGCTACATCCACAACGCGGTGCGCGCCGCGTGCCGCGAGGCGGGAACGGAGGATGCGTCCATCCTGGGCTACTGCATGGGGGGCGCGATGGCCGTGATGTACGCGAGCTTCCGTCCGGAGCGGGTGCGCGCCCTCGCGCTCATGGCCGCCCCGTTAGACTTCTCGAAGGATCCTTCGCTTCTCAAGCAGTGGGCGGCGGAGGAGCACTTCGACGTGGACACGCTCACGGATGCGCTCGGCAACATCCCGCCCGAGTTCCTGAACGGGGGCTTCTCGATGCTCAAGCCGTTCGAGAACACGATGGGGAAGCTCATCTCGCTCTACCAGATCGCGGACGACCCGAAGGCGGTCGAGAACTACTTCCGGATGGAGAAGTGGCTCGCCGAGGGGCCGGACCTCCCCGGCGAGACCTACCGGCAGTATATCAAGGATCTCTACCAGCGCAACCGCCTCGCTGAAGGAACGATGGAGATCGGCGGTCGGCGGGTCGCGCTCGAGGCGCTCGACATGCCCGTGTGCACCATCACGGGCCTCGGCGACCACCTCGTGCCGGCGATTTCGACCGAAGCCTTCGTCGAGCGCCTGCCGAACGCGACGGACAAGACGAAGTTCGAGGCGCCGAGCGGCCACATCGGGCTCAGCGTCTCGTCGCGATCGCACCGCGATCTCTGGCCCAGGGTCGTCGAGTGGTTCGCGAGGCACGCCGAGCCGGCGTGA
- a CDS encoding poly(R)-hydroxyalkanoic acid synthase subunit PhaE: MPETPTTSVEPFARAAEQAVAFNLQVGRAFMDAWARSLADLQKTSADTQRAFRVPVDSPRAALAGAPFADVGRIWLETMNEATRRTQEAMQKGQLVTPDAYVDLWSKAASELAQAVVSDASFAALTGEWVNAVSQARGEARRTGANQLREMGFATHTDVEEVGKRLIELERRVHDLALLVEDEIVPSKATAPAKARGGRSRERADDRDKAGSK; encoded by the coding sequence ATGCCCGAGACACCGACGACCAGCGTCGAGCCTTTCGCCCGCGCCGCGGAGCAGGCGGTCGCGTTCAACCTCCAGGTGGGCCGCGCGTTCATGGACGCGTGGGCGCGTTCGCTCGCGGATCTCCAGAAGACCTCCGCGGACACCCAACGGGCGTTTCGCGTTCCCGTCGACTCGCCGCGCGCCGCCCTTGCGGGCGCCCCCTTCGCGGACGTTGGCCGCATCTGGCTCGAGACCATGAACGAGGCCACGCGCCGCACGCAGGAGGCGATGCAGAAGGGTCAGCTCGTGACGCCCGACGCCTACGTTGACCTGTGGTCGAAGGCCGCCTCCGAGCTCGCGCAGGCGGTCGTCTCCGACGCCTCGTTCGCGGCCCTGACGGGGGAATGGGTGAACGCCGTCTCGCAGGCCCGGGGAGAGGCCCGCCGGACGGGCGCCAACCAGCTCCGCGAGATGGGATTCGCGACGCACACGGATGTCGAGGAGGTCGGAAAGCGGCTCATCGAGCTCGAACGACGCGTCCATGACCTCGCGCTCCTCGTCGAGGACGAGATCGTTCCCTCCAAGGCCACCGCGCCGGCAAAGGCGCGCGGAGGCCGGTCGCGCGAGCGCGCGGACGACCGCGACAAGGCGGGATCGAAGTGA
- a CDS encoding AbrB/MazE/SpoVT family DNA-binding domain-containing protein produces MAPNEPVRGASPATLWATPFQMLARAAETQQQVADEWRRHWLSMAGANAVFKTRVQKSGRISIPDAEREAIGLDEGDLVQVVVIPLGRHRNQVNHHAEPHDED; encoded by the coding sequence ATGGCGCCGAACGAGCCTGTCCGAGGCGCGAGTCCGGCAACCCTCTGGGCGACGCCTTTCCAGATGCTCGCCCGCGCCGCCGAGACCCAACAGCAGGTCGCCGACGAATGGCGACGCCATTGGCTCTCGATGGCCGGCGCGAACGCCGTCTTCAAGACCCGCGTCCAGAAGAGCGGACGCATATCGATTCCGGACGCGGAACGGGAAGCGATCGGGCTCGACGAGGGCGACCTCGTGCAGGTCGTCGTGATTCCGCTCGGACGCCATCGCAACCAGGTGAATCATCATGCCGAACCCCACGACGAAGACTGA
- a CDS encoding MaoC family dehydratase has product MTHASTNPALAWTSTVVAAQSAALRAASDHWLRSTRYLLGLAPTGTSAAPEVRGDPAETPGHGPAAEKAQGSIADVAVGYRLEFTRRVTTDLIEAFGDVSGDVARLHFDEDYAAKSRFGGRIAHGMLTGAFISAALSRLPGLVIYLSQELRFIGPARPGDVITARITVTERPEGKSWARLRTECLLEDGTVIADGEAKVLLGPEP; this is encoded by the coding sequence ATGACGCACGCCTCAACGAATCCGGCCCTCGCGTGGACCTCGACCGTCGTCGCCGCGCAGTCCGCCGCGCTCCGCGCAGCTTCGGATCACTGGCTGCGGTCGACGCGCTACCTCCTCGGTCTCGCGCCCACGGGCACCTCCGCGGCGCCGGAGGTGCGCGGGGATCCGGCCGAGACGCCGGGACACGGTCCCGCGGCTGAGAAGGCGCAGGGCTCCATCGCCGATGTCGCCGTCGGATACCGCCTGGAGTTCACGCGCCGCGTCACCACGGACCTCATCGAGGCCTTCGGCGACGTGAGCGGCGACGTCGCGCGCCTGCATTTCGACGAGGATTACGCCGCGAAATCACGGTTCGGCGGCCGCATCGCGCACGGCATGCTCACGGGCGCGTTCATCAGCGCGGCGCTCTCGCGGCTCCCCGGGCTTGTCATCTACCTCTCGCAGGAGCTGCGCTTCATCGGTCCCGCCCGGCCCGGCGACGTCATCACCGCCCGGATCACGGTCACGGAGCGTCCAGAAGGCAAGTCCTGGGCGCGCCTTCGGACCGAATGCCTCCTTGAAGACGGCACCGTCATCGCCGACGGCGAAGCGAAGGTGCTCCTCGGGCCCGAGCCATAG
- a CDS encoding 3-oxoacyl-ACP reductase family protein codes for MASVTHPYATVSTSRPRLLEGANAFVTGASRGIGRAIALALAENGANVAINYNRSEESAAEVAKRSRENGVKTCIVKGDVTSVDDLARMKREVNASLGIVDVLVNNAGINMDASFKKMSLDQWRSVVDTNLTAAFNVTKTFLEDVTASPGRRRIVNVASFVGQRGNFGQTNYAASKGGIIAFTRALAVELARDNVNVNAVAPGFIETEMLMGVPERVREKLLAEIPVRRFGRPEDVANAVVFLASPNADYLTGEVLNVNGGIYMG; via the coding sequence GTGGCATCCGTGACGCATCCTTACGCTACCGTCTCCACCTCGCGCCCGCGGCTCCTCGAGGGAGCAAACGCCTTCGTGACCGGAGCATCGCGCGGCATCGGCCGGGCGATCGCGCTCGCCCTCGCGGAAAACGGCGCGAATGTCGCCATCAATTACAACCGGTCGGAGGAATCCGCGGCCGAGGTCGCGAAGCGGTCTCGCGAGAACGGCGTCAAGACTTGCATCGTCAAGGGCGACGTGACTTCCGTCGACGACCTCGCGCGCATGAAGCGGGAGGTGAACGCCTCGCTCGGCATCGTCGATGTCCTCGTCAACAACGCCGGCATCAACATGGACGCCTCTTTCAAGAAGATGTCCCTCGACCAGTGGAGGTCCGTGGTCGATACGAACCTCACGGCGGCGTTCAATGTCACGAAGACGTTCCTCGAGGACGTCACCGCCTCTCCGGGCCGCCGCCGGATCGTGAACGTCGCGTCCTTCGTCGGCCAGCGCGGCAACTTCGGCCAGACGAACTACGCCGCCTCGAAGGGCGGCATCATTGCGTTCACCCGCGCGCTCGCCGTCGAGCTCGCGCGCGACAACGTGAACGTGAATGCCGTCGCGCCCGGATTCATCGAGACGGAGATGCTCATGGGGGTTCCGGAGCGCGTGCGGGAGAAGCTCCTCGCCGAGATCCCGGTGCGCCGGTTCGGCCGCCCCGAGGACGTCGCGAACGCCGTCGTCTTCCTTGCCTCGCCCAACGCGGACTACCTCACGGGCGAGGTGCTGAACGTGAACGGCGGGATCTACATGGGCTGA
- a CDS encoding CBS domain-containing protein, with protein sequence MKKPLVKDYMTREVVSLRPDITVQAAIEKVVREGHVGLPVADGDRLVGFITPKELLRNLDKRDRQLRDIIAHGTVVAHPEMDIEDAARILFRMGVKELPVVEDTGKMVGIVSTTDIIRSHIERVTPRKMLKLKETLESLYGLEVAIDRSVVPLANLLPTQKRIYADELEGRKREIQRGLAEPIMIIDKRPQPILVDGHHRALAALQLGLDKLDAYVLTLDRDLELGLERNARASGLNALKDVEINDFGQHPLVEITSRLLKREKE encoded by the coding sequence GTGAAGAAACCCCTCGTGAAGGACTACATGACCCGCGAGGTCGTGAGCCTCCGCCCGGACATCACCGTGCAGGCCGCGATCGAGAAGGTCGTCCGCGAGGGGCACGTCGGTCTCCCTGTGGCCGACGGCGACAGGCTCGTCGGCTTCATCACGCCCAAAGAGTTGCTTCGCAACCTCGACAAGCGAGACCGCCAGCTGCGCGACATCATCGCGCATGGAACCGTGGTGGCCCACCCGGAGATGGACATCGAGGATGCCGCGCGCATCCTGTTCCGCATGGGCGTGAAGGAGCTTCCCGTCGTGGAGGACACGGGGAAGATGGTCGGCATCGTCTCGACGACCGACATCATCCGAAGCCACATCGAGCGCGTGACCCCGCGCAAGATGCTCAAGCTCAAGGAGACGCTCGAGAGCCTCTACGGTCTCGAGGTCGCGATCGACCGATCCGTCGTGCCGCTTGCGAACCTGCTTCCGACCCAGAAGCGCATCTACGCGGACGAGCTCGAAGGTCGCAAGCGCGAGATCCAGCGCGGCCTCGCCGAGCCGATCATGATCATCGACAAGCGTCCCCAGCCGATCCTGGTGGACGGTCATCATCGCGCGCTCGCGGCCCTCCAATTGGGCCTCGACAAGCTCGACGCCTACGTGCTGACGCTCGACCGGGACCTCGAATTGGGCCTCGAGCGCAACGCGCGCGCTTCCGGCCTGAACGCGCTCAAGGACGTGGAGATCAACGACTTCGGCCAGCACCCGCTCGTCGAGATCACGAGTCGGCTCCTCAAGCGCGAGAAGGAATAG